A window of Mycolicibacterium holsaticum DSM 44478 = JCM 12374 genomic DNA:
GGACGACCATCGCCTCGAGATCACCACGTTTCGCGCCGACACCTACGACCAGGTGTCGCGCAATCCGGAGGTGCGGTTCGGCGACCGGCTCGAAGACGACCTGATACGCCGGGACTTCACCGTCAACGCGATGGCGGTGCGCATCACCGCCGACGGCCCGGCCGAGTTCCACGACCCGCTGGGCGGGCTGGCCGCGCTGCGCGCCAAGACGTTGGACACCCCGTCGGCGCCGCAGACGTCGTTCGGCGATGATCCGCTGCGGATGCTGCGGGCGGCGCGGTTCGTCTCCCAGCTGCAGTTCACCGTCGCGCCGCGGGTCATCGAGGCGCTCGTCGAGATGGCACCGCAGCTGGGCCGGATCACCGTCGAGCGGGTGGCCGCCGAGCTGGACAAGCTGCTGCTGGGCGCCGACCCGGTCGCGGGCATCGACCTGATGGTGCAGACGGGGCTCGGCGACGTGGTGCTGCCCGAGGTCGGGGCGATGCGGATGGCCATCGACGAGCACCATCAGCACAAGGATGTGTACTGGCATTCGCTGACGGTGCTGCGGCAGGCGATCGCACTGGAAGACGGCGAACCCGATCTGGTGTTGCGGTGGGCCGCGTTGCTGCACGACATCGGTAAGCCGGCCACCCGCAAGCTCGAACCCGACGGCGGTGTGAGCTTTCACCACCACGAGGTGGTCGGCGCGAAAATGGTGCGCAAGCGCATGCGGGCGCTGAAGTACTCCAAGCAGATGGTCGACGACGTCTCCCAGCTGGTGTACCTGCACCTGCGGTTCCACGGCTACGGCGGCGGGCGGTGGACGGACTCGGCGGTGCGCCGCTACGTCACCGACGCCGGACCGCTGCTGCCGCGGTTGCACAAGCTGGTGCGCGCGGACTGCACCACCCGCAACAAGCGCCGCGCCGCGCGGTTGCAGGCCAACTACGACGACCTCGAGCTGCGGATCGCCGAGCTTGCCGAAAAGGAGGACCTGGCCAGGGTGCGGCCCGACCTCGACGGCAACGAGATCATGACGATCCTCGGCATCCCGCCGGGGCGCGAGGTCGGCGAGGCGTGGCGGCATCTCAAGGAGCTGCGGCTGGACCGCGGCCCGCTGTCCCACGACGACGCCGTCGACGAGTTGTGGAAGTGGTGGAACGCCAGACAGTAGCGCTGCGTCGAAAGGGTGTGGACTACTGCCTTGGCGACGGGGACGGCTCGGCCACCATCTGGACCGCCGCACCGGATATCGATGTGGACGGTGACGGGGTGTTCGACGCGGTCGGCCTGGATTTCGACGGGGACGGGCTGCTCGACGACGC
This region includes:
- a CDS encoding CCA tRNA nucleotidyltransferase, with product MPDSASDAELLAAAQVTLNRHRDLLADLGKVFADAGHELYLVGGSVRDALLGGIRGDLDFTTDARPDQMQKLLRPWAEALWDTGIEFGTLGVGKDDHRLEITTFRADTYDQVSRNPEVRFGDRLEDDLIRRDFTVNAMAVRITADGPAEFHDPLGGLAALRAKTLDTPSAPQTSFGDDPLRMLRAARFVSQLQFTVAPRVIEALVEMAPQLGRITVERVAAELDKLLLGADPVAGIDLMVQTGLGDVVLPEVGAMRMAIDEHHQHKDVYWHSLTVLRQAIALEDGEPDLVLRWAALLHDIGKPATRKLEPDGGVSFHHHEVVGAKMVRKRMRALKYSKQMVDDVSQLVYLHLRFHGYGGGRWTDSAVRRYVTDAGPLLPRLHKLVRADCTTRNKRRAARLQANYDDLELRIAELAEKEDLARVRPDLDGNEIMTILGIPPGREVGEAWRHLKELRLDRGPLSHDDAVDELWKWWNARQ